In Aequorivita sp. H23M31, a single window of DNA contains:
- a CDS encoding bifunctional folylpolyglutamate synthase/dihydrofolate synthase, with protein sequence MNYSKTISWLFDQLPMYQRVGQSAYKADLAATINLAKYLNNPERDFKSIHVAGTNGKGSTSHMLASVFQEAGYKTGLYTSPHLKDFRERIKINGEMIPEQNVTEFVEKHKSYLESNQLSFFEMTVGLAFEYFKEEKVDIAILETGMGGRLDSTNIVIPEVSVITNIGLDHTQFLGKTLDLIAAEKSGIIKTGIPVIIGETLPETKSVFERMASERNAPLVFTEDLNIPNYTSDLKGIYQEKNIRTVLSTLIELQKKGWKISEENIRAGLLNTVKNTGLKGRWQVLNNKPKVICDTAHNEDGLQMVMKQLRNENYDRLHIVLGVVNDKDLNSILPLFPKDAIYYFCRPRVPRGFDASLLRVRALEFGLMGEEYISVSKAYEAALADAADQDVVYIGGSTFVVAEVV encoded by the coding sequence ATCAATTATTCCAAAACTATTTCCTGGCTGTTTGACCAACTTCCAATGTACCAAAGAGTAGGTCAATCTGCCTATAAGGCTGATCTAGCGGCAACCATTAATTTGGCGAAATATTTAAATAATCCCGAGCGAGACTTTAAAAGCATCCACGTTGCCGGAACGAATGGAAAAGGTAGCACAAGTCATATGCTGGCTTCAGTTTTTCAGGAGGCAGGATATAAAACGGGACTTTATACTTCGCCGCATCTAAAAGATTTTCGAGAGCGAATTAAGATAAATGGTGAAATGATTCCAGAGCAAAATGTTACTGAATTCGTTGAAAAACATAAATCTTACCTTGAAAGTAATCAATTATCTTTTTTTGAGATGACGGTAGGTCTGGCTTTTGAATATTTCAAAGAAGAAAAGGTTGACATCGCAATTCTTGAAACTGGAATGGGAGGTAGGTTGGATAGTACAAATATTGTTATTCCCGAAGTTTCGGTGATAACTAATATCGGATTGGACCATACTCAGTTTTTAGGAAAAACCCTGGACCTAATTGCCGCTGAAAAGAGTGGCATTATTAAAACTGGAATTCCTGTGATTATCGGAGAAACTCTTCCTGAGACAAAATCTGTTTTTGAAAGGATGGCTTCAGAAAGGAATGCACCTCTTGTTTTTACTGAAGACCTGAATATTCCAAATTACACTTCAGATTTAAAAGGTATCTATCAAGAGAAGAATATTAGAACTGTTTTGTCTACTTTAATAGAACTTCAGAAAAAAGGATGGAAGATTTCAGAAGAAAATATTAGAGCAGGATTGTTGAACACTGTCAAAAATACCGGATTAAAGGGTCGTTGGCAGGTTTTGAACAATAAGCCCAAAGTAATATGCGACACTGCCCATAACGAAGATGGATTGCAGATGGTAATGAAGCAACTAAGAAATGAAAACTATGATCGTTTGCATATTGTTTTAGGGGTGGTAAATGATAAGGATCTGAATTCCATCCTACCATTATTTCCAAAAGACGCTATTTATTATTTTTGCCGACCACGAGTTCCCAGAGGTTTTGATGCATCACTTCTAAGAGTTAGAGCGTTGGAATTTGGTTTGATGGGTGAAGAATATATTTCGGTAAGTAAAGCCTATGAAGCTGCTTTGGCTGATGCTGCAGACCAAGATGTGGTTTACATTGGTGGAAGTACCTTCGTAGTTGCTGAGGTAGTATGA
- a CDS encoding T9SS type A sorting domain-containing protein translates to MSFQSGVYYVKISEGNKQTTKKLIVK, encoded by the coding sequence ATTTCCTTCCAATCAGGAGTATATTACGTAAAGATTTCCGAAGGCAATAAACAAACAACAAAGAAACTAATTGTAAAATAG
- a CDS encoding energy transducer TonB → MIITVTVQVIILILLFFVGMRYLDPPIEQGIAVNFGTSDVGSGTIQPTEKIVSAPKKTTAEPVSQPKSEIKEEVVTQDNEEAPVIKKEKPKKEQTETPKEQPKKEEKKPDPKPDKSTSDALSSILNGPKSDGTAKGGEGNDGKPGDKGDPDGDPNASAYYGTGKGLDGDGNYQLGGRKALNKEKFVQDCNEAGTVVVSIEVDRNGNVISATPGVRGTTNNSKCLTDPARRAAMATKFNADDKAPAKQIGKIIYRFSLSE, encoded by the coding sequence ATGATCATCACCGTTACGGTGCAGGTGATTATTTTGATTTTGTTATTTTTTGTGGGGATGAGATATCTCGATCCGCCTATTGAGCAAGGGATTGCTGTTAATTTCGGCACTTCCGATGTGGGGAGCGGGACTATACAGCCAACTGAAAAAATAGTATCCGCACCTAAAAAGACAACCGCGGAGCCCGTTTCACAACCTAAAAGTGAAATTAAGGAAGAAGTTGTAACTCAGGATAATGAGGAAGCTCCCGTTATAAAGAAAGAGAAACCCAAAAAGGAACAAACTGAAACTCCGAAAGAGCAACCGAAAAAGGAAGAGAAAAAACCAGATCCAAAACCTGATAAATCTACTTCTGATGCACTTTCAAGTATTCTAAATGGTCCAAAAAGTGACGGCACAGCCAAAGGTGGGGAGGGAAATGATGGAAAGCCAGGTGATAAGGGAGATCCTGATGGCGACCCCAATGCCAGCGCTTATTACGGCACCGGAAAGGGATTGGATGGAGATGGTAATTATCAGCTTGGAGGGAGAAAAGCACTTAATAAAGAAAAGTTTGTCCAGGATTGTAATGAAGCTGGGACAGTAGTGGTAAGTATTGAAGTGGATCGAAATGGAAATGTAATCAGCGCTACTCCTGGAGTTAGGGGAACTACCAACAATTCTAAGTGTCTTACAGATCCTGCAAGACGTGCCGCCATGGCAACAAAGTTTAATGCGGACGATAAAGCTCCGGCGAAACAGATTGGGAAAATCATCTATAGATTTAGTCTTTCGGAATAA
- a CDS encoding ExbD/TolR family protein: MNLRGRNKISAEFSMSSMTDIVFLLLVFFLLTSPAITPNALDLILPKASGKTSNVQKASVSITKDRAFYVDNERVSEYSIEKELQKILAGQNEPTIILRAEEGVPIEDAVFVMDIANKNKYKVVLAVRPK; the protein is encoded by the coding sequence ATGAATTTAAGAGGACGAAATAAAATTAGTGCCGAGTTCAGCATGAGTTCCATGACGGATATTGTGTTCTTGTTATTGGTGTTTTTCTTGCTTACTTCTCCCGCAATAACTCCAAATGCGTTGGATTTAATTCTTCCAAAGGCATCGGGGAAAACTTCGAACGTACAAAAAGCCTCGGTAAGTATAACAAAAGATCGAGCGTTTTACGTAGATAATGAACGGGTGAGCGAATATAGCATTGAAAAGGAGCTACAGAAGATTTTGGCAGGTCAAAATGAGCCTACCATAATTCTTAGGGCAGAAGAAGGTGTGCCGATTGAAGATGCTGTCTTTGTTATGGATATCGCCAATAAGAACAAATATAAAGTAGTGCTGGCCGTACGACCGAAATAA
- a CDS encoding MotA/TolQ/ExbB proton channel family protein produces the protein MLNFLIQEGAEVAQNLEPVAEEKTLSIMDLLMTGGIAGQIIIGVLFILLGVTLYIYFERLFAIKAASKMDVNFMKQIHDHVAKGNIQGAKLLCAQNNTPVSHLTEKGLSRIGSPLEDINTAIENAGRLEVYNLEKNVSVLATIAGAAPMIGFLGTVIGMVLAFHELATSSGQAEMGGLAEGIYTAMTTTVAGLIVGIIAYMGYNHLVVRTDKVVHQMEATAVDFLDMLNEPS, from the coding sequence ATGCTAAACTTCTTAATTCAGGAAGGTGCTGAGGTAGCACAAAACCTTGAACCCGTTGCCGAAGAAAAAACACTTTCCATTATGGATCTTCTTATGACTGGAGGTATTGCCGGTCAAATAATAATCGGAGTTCTTTTTATATTATTGGGCGTTACTTTATATATTTATTTTGAAAGGCTTTTTGCCATAAAGGCTGCGAGTAAGATGGATGTTAATTTTATGAAACAGATCCATGACCACGTTGCTAAAGGAAATATTCAAGGTGCCAAATTACTTTGCGCCCAAAATAATACCCCTGTTTCACATTTAACTGAAAAAGGATTGTCCCGAATTGGCAGTCCGCTGGAGGATATTAACACCGCCATCGAGAATGCAGGACGTTTGGAGGTTTATAATTTGGAAAAAAACGTGAGTGTACTCGCCACGATCGCTGGGGCCGCACCGATGATTGGTTTCTTGGGAACTGTAATTGGTATGGTATTGGCATTCCATGAGCTTGCAACAAGTAGTGGTCAAGCCGAAATGGGTGGTCTAGCCGAAGGTATTTACACAGCAATGACAACTACCGTCGCGGGATTGATTGTTGGTATTATCGCTTATATGGGTTATAACCATTTAGTGGTGCGCACAGATAAAGTAGTGCACCAAATGGAAGCTACAGCGGTTGATTTTCTAGACATGTTAAACGAGCCTAGTTAA
- the nhaD gene encoding sodium:proton antiporter NhaD, with protein sequence MTSIIIIIFVIGYLSITLEHPLKLDKTVPALIMASLIWAVLAIGFTSGWFDVVNGEGQTFNFLSGGEAAMDGFEGTLLHHLGKTCEILIFLIGAMTIVEIIDLHQGFEVLKSAVHTKSKRKLLWIIGIIAFFLSAVIDNLTATIVLITLLRKLVHKREDRLWYAALIVIAANAGGAWSPIGDVTTTMLWIAKKITAAGLIEFVVLPSIVSFAIPFLIASYLPVFRGTIETPALEESEDAKLLSSRTMLFLGLGMIISVPVFKALTHLPPYMGMMLALGVVWLVSEYIHPEEDFDNKKRALYSTQRALSRIEISSILFFLGILMAVAGLEALVYGTINGEQVGTLRYMAEVLQGAIPNQDIVILLLGVLSAIIDNVPLVAASMGMYDLPIDSVLWHFIAYAAGTGGSMLIIGSAAGVAAMGMERIDFIWYLKKISWLAFIGFITGAGVFLLFERVLFHHT encoded by the coding sequence ATGACATCAATCATTATTATAATTTTTGTAATCGGGTATTTGTCCATTACGTTGGAACATCCGTTAAAGTTGGACAAAACCGTTCCAGCTCTTATTATGGCCTCCCTTATCTGGGCTGTTTTGGCAATTGGTTTTACAAGTGGCTGGTTTGACGTGGTTAACGGTGAAGGACAAACATTTAATTTCCTTTCTGGTGGTGAAGCTGCAATGGATGGTTTTGAAGGAACCTTGCTCCACCATCTCGGAAAAACCTGTGAGATATTGATTTTCCTTATTGGAGCAATGACTATTGTTGAAATAATCGATCTTCATCAAGGATTTGAAGTGCTTAAAAGTGCTGTACACACCAAGAGTAAGCGGAAATTATTATGGATAATAGGTATTATTGCCTTCTTCCTATCAGCGGTTATCGATAACCTTACTGCAACCATTGTTCTCATCACGCTACTTAGAAAACTTGTACATAAAAGAGAAGATAGACTGTGGTATGCCGCTCTTATAGTTATTGCTGCAAATGCTGGTGGGGCTTGGTCTCCTATTGGGGATGTAACGACCACGATGTTATGGATTGCCAAAAAAATTACAGCAGCAGGTCTTATCGAATTTGTAGTTCTTCCATCAATCGTCTCTTTTGCAATTCCGTTTTTAATAGCTAGCTATTTGCCAGTTTTCCGAGGAACAATTGAAACCCCGGCCCTAGAGGAAAGTGAAGATGCTAAACTGTTAAGCAGTAGAACCATGTTGTTTTTAGGGTTGGGAATGATAATTTCCGTTCCTGTATTTAAAGCGCTTACGCATCTACCTCCATATATGGGGATGATGCTTGCACTTGGAGTTGTTTGGCTGGTGTCTGAATATATCCATCCCGAAGAGGATTTTGACAATAAAAAAAGAGCTCTGTATTCTACCCAAAGAGCTTTATCGCGAATTGAAATTTCAAGTATCCTGTTTTTCTTGGGAATTTTGATGGCTGTTGCGGGATTGGAGGCTTTGGTGTATGGAACAATCAATGGCGAGCAGGTAGGAACCCTTCGTTATATGGCAGAAGTGTTGCAGGGAGCTATTCCAAATCAGGATATAGTAATTCTTCTCTTAGGAGTGCTTTCCGCCATAATTGATAACGTTCCATTGGTGGCCGCTTCTATGGGAATGTACGATTTGCCAATCGATTCTGTGTTATGGCACTTTATTGCTTATGCTGCGGGAACTGGTGGAAGTATGCTTATAATAGGCTCGGCTGCCGGTGTTGCGGCGATGGGTATGGAGCGGATCGATTTTATTTGGTATCTCAAAAAGATAAGTTGGTTGGCTTTTATCGGCTTTATTACTGGAGCGGGTGTTTTTCTGCTTTTTGAAAGAGTTTTATTTCATCACACCTAA
- a CDS encoding Glu/Leu/Phe/Val dehydrogenase dimerization domain-containing protein, producing the protein MKDLLKKYEEKEPEIIFHWNDPETEAEGWTVINSLRGGAAGGGTRMRKGLDMNEVLSLAKTMEVKFTVAGPPIGGAKSGINFDPFDPRKKGVLERWFKAVSPLLKAYYGTGGDMNVDQRLEVIPFLEQNGIGHPQEGVFNGHFNPSEEDKINRISQLRNGVGKTVENPKYSPDVSGGYKVADMITGFGVAEAVKHYYNIYGGSVKGKRAIIQGFGNVGSAAAYYLSQMGAKIVGIIDRDGGIINQDGFSFGEIKQLFVNKDGNTLVADNMIPFDEINEQIWKLNAEIFAPCAASRIVTKDQVSQMIEKGLEVISCGANVPFADKEIFFGPIMEYTDEHLSLIPDFISNCGMARVFAYLMEGKVELSDEAVFNDASMTIKRAIQNVFIANNSKANVSKTAFEIALKQLI; encoded by the coding sequence ATGAAAGATTTACTCAAAAAGTACGAAGAGAAAGAGCCTGAAATAATTTTCCATTGGAACGATCCTGAAACCGAAGCCGAGGGTTGGACTGTTATTAATTCACTTAGAGGCGGAGCAGCCGGCGGTGGAACCCGAATGCGAAAAGGTCTGGATATGAATGAAGTTCTATCACTGGCAAAAACAATGGAGGTAAAATTCACCGTTGCAGGTCCTCCAATTGGCGGCGCAAAAAGCGGAATTAATTTCGATCCTTTCGATCCTCGAAAAAAGGGAGTTTTAGAACGTTGGTTTAAAGCTGTGTCTCCTTTGTTAAAAGCATATTATGGTACGGGTGGCGATATGAACGTTGATCAGAGACTTGAAGTCATTCCCTTTTTGGAACAGAACGGAATCGGACATCCTCAGGAAGGAGTTTTTAACGGTCATTTTAATCCATCCGAAGAAGATAAAATAAATCGTATAAGCCAATTGAGGAATGGTGTTGGCAAAACTGTTGAGAATCCTAAATACTCTCCTGATGTTTCCGGTGGTTATAAAGTAGCCGATATGATTACTGGTTTTGGTGTAGCTGAAGCGGTAAAACACTATTACAATATTTACGGAGGAAGCGTTAAAGGTAAGCGAGCCATCATCCAAGGTTTTGGCAATGTTGGTTCTGCTGCCGCTTATTATCTATCCCAAATGGGAGCTAAAATCGTTGGAATAATTGACCGTGATGGTGGGATTATCAATCAGGATGGTTTTTCTTTCGGAGAAATCAAACAACTTTTTGTGAACAAAGATGGAAACACCTTAGTTGCCGACAACATGATTCCATTTGATGAAATAAATGAGCAAATTTGGAAGCTCAATGCCGAAATTTTTGCACCGTGCGCAGCATCTCGGATTGTTACAAAAGATCAGGTCTCGCAAATGATTGAAAAGGGATTAGAGGTAATTAGCTGCGGTGCCAACGTACCTTTCGCCGATAAGGAAATCTTCTTCGGACCTATAATGGAATATACCGATGAGCACCTTAGCTTAATTCCCGATTTTATTAGTAATTGTGGGATGGCAAGGGTTTTTGCCTATTTAATGGAAGGCAAGGTTGAATTGTCCGACGAAGCGGTTTTTAATGATGCTTCTATGACCATTAAACGTGCAATCCAAAATGTTTTTATTGCCAATAATAGCAAAGCAAATGTCAGCAAAACCGCCTTTGAGATTGCGCTGAAACAATTGATATAA
- a CDS encoding anhydro-N-acetylmuramic acid kinase, producing MKKESYHIIGVMSGTSLDGIDLAEMEFRVIENPEDVENSWSFKILKAETIPYSSFWKKELQDPIEYSREQLERLDFKYTEKLSEDILGFIQRNNIQEIDAICSHGHTILHRPEKGFTLQIGNLPKLAKMVGQTVVCDFRVQDVELGGQGAPLVPIGDRLLFSEYDYCLNLGGFANVSSEINGNRIAYDICPVNIVLNRYAEKMGFDFDEGGNMAREGKINSVLLQKLNSLPFYSEKPPKSLGLEWVNENIFPLLELIDIFPEDVLRTFTEHIAIQLANQFSSNASILITGGGAHNTFLIERLKDFSSIEICIPSQEIVEYKEALIFGLLGVLKLRGEVNCLSSVTGAKNDHSSGQVFTP from the coding sequence TTGAAAAAAGAGAGTTATCATATAATCGGGGTAATGAGTGGCACCTCCCTAGACGGAATTGATTTGGCGGAAATGGAATTTCGCGTCATTGAGAATCCGGAAGATGTGGAAAATAGTTGGAGTTTTAAGATTCTTAAAGCGGAAACTATTCCTTATTCCTCTTTTTGGAAAAAGGAACTTCAGGATCCTATTGAGTATTCTCGAGAACAATTGGAAAGGCTCGATTTTAAATATACCGAAAAACTTTCGGAGGATATCTTAGGTTTTATTCAAAGGAACAATATTCAGGAAATCGACGCTATTTGTAGCCATGGCCATACCATTCTACATCGACCGGAAAAGGGATTTACCTTACAGATCGGGAATTTGCCGAAACTTGCAAAAATGGTGGGGCAAACGGTGGTTTGCGATTTTAGAGTTCAGGATGTGGAGCTGGGAGGCCAGGGTGCGCCGCTTGTTCCTATCGGAGATAGGCTGCTTTTTTCAGAATATGATTATTGTTTGAATCTAGGAGGATTTGCCAATGTTTCTTCAGAAATAAACGGTAACCGAATTGCTTACGATATATGCCCAGTAAATATTGTATTAAACCGTTATGCCGAAAAAATGGGATTTGATTTCGATGAAGGTGGCAATATGGCTCGGGAAGGAAAAATAAATTCGGTATTACTTCAGAAATTGAATTCGCTTCCTTTTTATTCAGAAAAACCTCCTAAATCCCTTGGTTTGGAATGGGTTAATGAAAATATATTTCCTCTTCTGGAACTCATTGATATTTTTCCGGAAGATGTGCTTCGCACTTTTACGGAGCATATTGCAATACAGTTGGCAAATCAATTTTCATCTAATGCATCGATTTTGATTACTGGTGGTGGAGCGCATAATACTTTTTTAATAGAAAGGTTGAAGGATTTTAGTTCAATTGAGATTTGTATTCCTTCTCAAGAAATAGTTGAGTACAAAGAAGCGCTGATTTTTGGGCTCTTAGGGGTATTAAAACTTCGAGGTGAAGTAAACTGTTTATCAAGTGTTACAGGGGCAAAAAATGACCATTCAAGTGGTCAGGTTTTCACGCCATAA
- a CDS encoding acyl-CoA dehydrogenase, translated as MDFSLSEEQKMIRDAARDFARTELLPGVIERDNHQKFPTEQVKKMGELGFLGMMVDPKYGGGGMDTVSYVLVMEELSKIDASCSVIVSVNNSLVCYGLEAYGSEEQKQKYLTKLATGEKLGAFCLSEPEAGSDATSQRTTAIEDGDDYILNGTKNWITNGGTADYYLVIAQTHKEKKHKGINAFIVEKGWEGFEIGPKEDKLGIRGSDTHSLVFNDVRVPKANRIGEDGFGFTFAMKTLSGGRIGIAAQALGIAGGAYDLAREYSKVRKAFGTEICNHQAIAFKLADMHTSIEAARLLVLKAAWDKDQGNNYDMSGAMAKLYASQVAMDVTVEAVQVHGGNGYVKEYHVERLMRDAKITQIYEGTSEIQKIVISRGLLKD; from the coding sequence ATGGATTTCAGTTTATCCGAAGAACAGAAAATGATACGCGACGCCGCTCGCGATTTTGCACGTACCGAATTGCTTCCAGGAGTTATTGAGCGCGACAACCACCAAAAATTTCCTACAGAACAAGTCAAGAAAATGGGTGAACTCGGTTTCTTGGGTATGATGGTGGATCCAAAATACGGTGGAGGGGGTATGGACACTGTATCCTACGTTTTGGTAATGGAAGAATTGAGCAAGATCGACGCTTCTTGTTCTGTGATTGTATCGGTTAACAATTCCCTAGTTTGTTACGGCCTTGAAGCTTATGGTTCTGAAGAACAAAAGCAAAAATACTTGACAAAACTAGCTACTGGAGAAAAGCTGGGCGCATTTTGTCTTAGCGAGCCAGAAGCTGGTAGTGACGCCACTTCGCAACGGACTACCGCTATAGAAGACGGCGATGATTACATTCTAAACGGAACAAAAAACTGGATTACCAACGGTGGTACAGCTGACTATTATTTAGTGATTGCCCAGACCCATAAAGAAAAAAAACATAAAGGAATCAATGCCTTTATAGTTGAAAAAGGCTGGGAAGGCTTTGAGATCGGTCCAAAAGAAGACAAATTGGGAATCCGTGGTAGCGATACCCATTCCTTAGTTTTTAACGATGTAAGAGTCCCCAAAGCTAACAGAATTGGTGAAGATGGATTTGGATTTACTTTTGCTATGAAAACTCTTTCCGGTGGCCGTATCGGAATCGCTGCACAAGCTTTGGGAATTGCTGGAGGAGCTTACGATTTGGCTCGTGAATATTCCAAAGTAAGAAAAGCCTTTGGAACCGAAATCTGCAATCACCAAGCTATCGCTTTTAAACTTGCGGATATGCATACAAGTATTGAGGCTGCCCGACTTCTTGTTTTAAAAGCGGCTTGGGACAAAGACCAAGGCAACAATTACGATATGAGCGGCGCAATGGCAAAACTTTATGCCAGCCAAGTAGCGATGGATGTGACGGTGGAAGCGGTACAGGTTCATGGCGGAAATGGTTATGTAAAAGAATATCACGTTGAGCGATTGATGCGCGATGCAAAAATTACACAGATATACGAAGGAACTTCAGAAATACAGAAAATCGTTATTTCTAGAGGGCTTTTGAAGGACTAG
- a CDS encoding putative porin, translating into MKNTLLLLLVMLVTATVFSQTPREASRPKKKKPPIEDYKIISYARDTTFVDTTLSIQKKYNFNYLRRDNFGLLQFSNVGETYNSLTYSFDRLNLKPLFAAQSHHFNYKEIEDVNYYHVPTPFTDLYFKTAYAQGQQLEAFFTVNTSPQFNFSISYKGVRSLGKYQHILTSTGNFLFTANYHNKSERYAARGHVAAQDIMNQENGGLKDSSLRLFINDDPEFKDRGRLDVKFEDAANKLEGLRFYGDHYYELLSDRDSLGHSILTVGNSISYEHKFFRYDQDKPFAPYGPSYVTSNLSTRTKLDNFNVKGFVDYDNSLLGKITAWAGYTDLNYGYKSVLILDNGTIPNLIKGNMIEAGAAYQKRYRGFELSGKGAINVAGASKTFGVDGNYLQGAASFKLKDDYSAKASITIHSVAPNFNFQLYQSDYKNYNWKTNLNNVKTQELKFEILTKKFGNALVSYTGIDDYTYFGIKVNDSTPTPMQASERVDYLKIKAEKEFTFGQFALENTVMYQQVLSGENVFNVPQFITRNSFYYQNHLFKRALFLQTGVTFQYFTKYNMNAYDPVLAEFYVQNDQELGGFPLVDLFFNAKIRQTRIYFIYENFTALFANKNEYFAAPGYPYRDNVLRFGIVWNFFL; encoded by the coding sequence ATGAAGAACACACTTTTGCTCTTATTGGTTATGTTGGTCACGGCAACTGTGTTTTCACAAACTCCTCGCGAGGCTTCAAGACCAAAAAAGAAAAAGCCACCTATTGAGGACTACAAAATAATTTCCTACGCTCGTGATACTACCTTCGTAGATACCACGCTCTCAATTCAGAAAAAATATAACTTCAATTATTTGAGAAGAGATAATTTTGGACTTCTTCAATTCTCAAACGTTGGTGAAACTTATAATTCTCTCACCTATTCTTTTGATCGACTGAATTTAAAGCCGCTTTTTGCCGCCCAGTCCCACCATTTCAATTATAAAGAAATTGAGGATGTAAATTACTACCACGTACCCACGCCTTTTACCGATCTTTATTTTAAAACGGCGTATGCCCAAGGGCAGCAATTAGAAGCTTTTTTTACCGTAAATACCTCTCCCCAATTCAATTTTTCTATAAGCTATAAGGGAGTACGTTCCTTGGGTAAATATCAGCACATTCTTACTAGTACGGGAAATTTTCTATTTACGGCAAATTATCATAATAAGAGTGAGCGTTATGCGGCAAGAGGACACGTGGCAGCTCAGGATATTATGAATCAGGAAAATGGTGGATTAAAGGATTCTTCCTTAAGGCTATTTATAAATGACGATCCCGAATTCAAGGATAGGGGAAGGTTGGATGTTAAGTTCGAAGACGCTGCAAATAAGTTGGAAGGGCTTCGATTTTACGGTGATCATTATTATGAACTGCTAAGCGACCGCGATAGTTTGGGACATTCAATCTTAACGGTTGGGAATTCCATTTCGTATGAGCACAAGTTTTTTAGATACGACCAGGACAAACCTTTTGCTCCTTATGGGCCTTCTTATGTGACTTCAAATTTATCCACTAGGACAAAACTGGATAATTTCAATGTTAAGGGCTTTGTGGATTACGATAATTCACTGCTAGGGAAAATTACCGCTTGGGCAGGTTATACCGATTTAAATTATGGTTATAAGTCGGTTTTGATTTTGGACAACGGTACTATTCCAAACCTTATAAAAGGAAATATGATAGAAGCCGGTGCAGCATACCAAAAAAGATATCGAGGGTTTGAGCTTTCGGGAAAAGGAGCTATCAATGTGGCTGGGGCCTCGAAAACTTTTGGGGTTGATGGCAATTACCTTCAGGGAGCGGCCTCCTTTAAATTAAAAGATGATTACAGTGCTAAAGCCTCTATAACCATTCATTCCGTAGCGCCAAATTTCAACTTCCAGTTATACCAAAGTGATTACAAAAATTACAATTGGAAGACTAACCTGAACAATGTAAAGACCCAGGAATTAAAGTTTGAGATCCTAACCAAGAAATTTGGAAATGCCTTGGTAAGTTATACTGGAATTGATGATTATACCTACTTCGGAATAAAGGTTAATGACAGCACACCAACGCCTATGCAAGCTTCTGAACGAGTGGATTATTTAAAAATAAAAGCCGAAAAAGAATTCACTTTTGGTCAATTTGCCTTGGAAAATACAGTTATGTACCAACAGGTTTTAAGTGGAGAAAATGTTTTTAACGTTCCGCAATTTATAACGAGAAATTCTTTTTACTACCAAAATCACTTGTTTAAAAGAGCGTTATTTTTACAGACCGGAGTTACCTTTCAATATTTTACGAAGTACAATATGAATGCCTATGACCCTGTTTTGGCGGAGTTTTATGTTCAGAATGACCAGGAATTGGGAGGCTTTCCACTTGTGGATCTTTTCTTTAATGCAAAAATAAGGCAGACCCGAATCTACTTTATCTACGAAAACTTCACCGCGCTTTTCGCCAATAAAAACGAATACTTCGCCGCTCCAGGATATCCGTATCGAGACAATGTACTGCGATTTGGGATTGTTTGGAATTTCTTTTTGTAA
- a CDS encoding ribonuclease HII — protein MLKLKINKKLLECGTDEAGRGCLAGPVTAAAVILPNNFRHPFLTDSKQLSAQKREELREIIERKAICFSVVHVMMDEIDAINILNASILGMHRAIENLSHYPEFIAIDGNRFKPFQQIPYECVVKGDGKYLHIAAASILAKTYRDEYMAGLHKHYPNYNWKQNKGYPTLEHREAIRAYGSTIFHRKSFRLLPEIEEIEI, from the coding sequence ATGTTGAAGCTAAAAATAAATAAGAAACTTCTTGAATGCGGAACAGACGAGGCGGGCCGGGGCTGTTTGGCTGGACCCGTAACTGCAGCAGCCGTAATACTTCCGAATAACTTTAGACATCCATTTTTAACCGACAGCAAACAACTGTCTGCCCAAAAACGTGAGGAACTTCGTGAAATTATTGAAAGAAAAGCAATTTGTTTTAGTGTAGTACACGTAATGATGGATGAGATAGACGCCATTAACATCTTGAATGCCTCCATTTTAGGAATGCATCGCGCCATAGAAAATCTTTCACATTATCCCGAATTTATTGCCATAGATGGCAACCGATTTAAACCGTTTCAACAGATACCTTACGAATGCGTAGTAAAAGGTGACGGTAAATATCTACATATCGCCGCGGCTTCCATTTTGGCAAAGACATATCGCGATGAATATATGGCCGGCCTCCACAAGCATTATCCCAACTATAACTGGAAACAAAATAAAGGCTATCCTACCTTGGAACACCGTGAGGCCATCCGCGCTTATGGAAGTACAATCTTTCATCGTAAAAGCTTTAGGTTACTTCCGGAAATAGAAGAAATAGAAATTTGA